One Dictyostelium discoideum AX4 chromosome 3 chromosome, whole genome shotgun sequence genomic region harbors:
- the cpiB gene encoding cystatin A2 — translation MTKVGGLGATHQADKTVEDIVNAVKPSIQSKLGTNISNLKVISYKTQLVNGTNYFVKVRTENGYAHLRIYKPFSGAASLVSVQDGKAKDDEITYF, via the coding sequence atgacaaaaGTTGGAGGATTAGGTGCTACTCATCAAGCTGATAAAACAGTTGAAGATATTGTAAATGCTGTTAAACCTTCAATTCAAAGTAAACTTGGAACCAATATTTCTAATCTAAAGGTTATTAGCTACAAAACTCAACTTGTAAATGGtacaaattattttgttaaaGTAAGAACTGAAAATGGTTATGCTCATCTTAGAATTTATAAACCATTTTCTGGTGCTGCTTCTTTAGTTTCAGTTCAAGATGGTAAAGCaaaagatgatgaaattacttatttttaa